One genomic window of Salvia miltiorrhiza cultivar Shanhuang (shh) chromosome 4, IMPLAD_Smil_shh, whole genome shotgun sequence includes the following:
- the LOC131023728 gene encoding uncharacterized protein LOC131023728 — protein sequence MSHRRGLLGFGSRSSGPEAQSSSGSGPYISATPESGSPPQSAAASGSRRPKGKSVAQIRAECVRRDGRILFQRNTVGKLIEPPGISTCCTNSFKRIPNPGGYTWKLTPPTVQDLYFEEFKKEFTWNPEDEADVKKMWLDKARKRYSDNMSEYKRLLKQKTEAGEMMETPLGMSDTFWTGLKAYWDQDEVKAVSRRARENRYSEPDGVGTGINRHVGGSQSSRIL from the exons ATGTCTCATCGTAGAGGATTGTTGGGGTTTGGTAGTCGGTCTTCTGGGCCTGAGGCACAGTCCTCCTCAGGCTCTGGGCCGTATATTTCTGCTACTCCAGAGTCTGGTTCCCCTCCACAGAGCGCTGCTGCATCTGGGTCTAGAAGGCCCAAAGGCAAATCAGTGGCGCAGATTAGGGCTGAGTGTGTTAGGCGCGACGGGAGGATCCTCTTTCAGAGGAATACTGTTGG TAAGTTGATCGAGCCCCCGGGGATCTCCACCTGCTGCACGAACTCGTTTAAGAGGATTCcgaacccaggcgggtacacgtGGAAGTTAACTCCGCCAACGGTGCAGGACTTGTATTTTGAGGAATTCAAG aaagagtttactTGGAACCCTGAGGATGAGGCTGATGTGAAAAAAATGTGGTTAGACAAGGCCCGCAAAAGGTACAGTGACAACATGAGCGAGTATAAGAGACTGCTCAAGCAGAAGACCGAGGCAGGGGAGATGATGGAGACACCGCTGGGCATGTCCGACACCTTTTGGACGGGACTCAAGGCATACTGGGATCAAGATGAGGTTAAGGCCGTTTCTAGGCGCGCACGTGAGAACCGATACTCTGAGCCAGATGGAGTTGGTACAGGGATCAATCGGCACGTTGGAGGGTCTCAGTCGAGTCGTATTCTGTAG
- the LOC131023540 gene encoding uncharacterized protein LOC131023540, whose product MEVFRDLFCKSWWGSNYTDRAIRNSEGRAGGIVCLWNREVFEASSTWDLPGAVVVNGRYKEGDILCCIINVYAPVGTGDKRILWDVLSSIVEQNTDRSVCILGDFNSVRRRDERVGSGETFGAADARSFEEFIQENDLEEIKTQGRKFTWHKPNGKCKSKIDRFLVNENWLAAWERTSARGLQRSISDHCPIILTTRSEDWGPRPFRFLNAWVNHSEFEEMVKQVWTGTKVGGWSFFEVKEKLKKLKEALKVWNRTSFGEIDHKIKELQKELQEKDKVDEQRGLEESEVIRRNEIQALLSLQLKNKQMMLQQKAKIKWLKEGDTNSGFFP is encoded by the coding sequence ATGGAGGTGTTCAGGGATTTGTTCTGTAAATCTTGGTGGGGGTCTAATTATACAGACAGAGCGATTAGGAATTCGGAGGGAAGGGCAGGAGGAATTGTATGCTTGTGGAATAGGGAGGTTTTCGAAGCTTCTAGTACGTGGGATTTACcgggggcggtggtggtgaaTGGTAGGTACAAGGAGGGTGATATTTTATGTTGCATCATCAACGTGTACGCACCAGTCGGCACAGGGGATAAGCGGATCTTGTGGGATGTCTTAAGCTCAATTGTGGAACAAAATACGGATAGGAGTGTCTGTATCTTGGGCGACTTTAACTCAGTTAGGAGGAGGGATGAACGTGTGGGCAGTGGGGAGACGTTTGGCGCGGCTGATGCAAGaagttttgaagaatttatCCAGGAGAACGATTTGGAGGAAATTAAAACTCAAGGCCGGAAGTTTACTTGGCACAAACCAAATGGAAAGTGCAAGAGTAAGATTGATCGCTTCCTCGTTAATGAGAATTGGCTGGCTGCTTGGGAACGGACGTCGGCACGAGGACTTCAACGTTCAATTTCGGATCACTGTCCGATTATTCTCACTACAAGATcggaggattggggaccaagacctTTTCGGTTCCTCAATGCATGGGTGAATCATTCGGAGTTCGAGGAGATGGTCAAGCAGGTTTGGACAGGGACTAAGGTGGGGGGATGGAGCTTTTTTGAGGTTAAGGAGAAACTGAAGAAACTCAAAGAGGCCTTGAAGGTGTGGAATCGGACATCTTTCGGTGAGATTGATCACAAAATTAAAGAACTTCAGAAGGAACTTCAAGAGAAGGATAAGGTGGACGAACAAAGAGGTCTTGAAGAATCAGAGGTGATTAGGAGAAATGAGATTCAAGCCCTGCTCTCCCTTCAACTGAAGAATAAACAGATGATGCTGCAACAGAAAGCCAAAATCAAATGGCTCAAAGAGGGAGACACTAATTCGGGTTTTTTTCCATAG
- the LOC131023729 gene encoding uncharacterized protein LOC131023729, whose amino-acid sequence MYADGTFVSEKDANLDAEIHRVAAETGREDRLDEVYLELVRPGRSRLYGTGSAGVSQFSRGSTNSTCSSQMSQRMYETRISTLEERLQKAEEDRAAQEAAREAEQAAREALEQRMSQFEEILRRSGQLP is encoded by the exons ATGTACGCAGATGGAACTTTTGTGTCAGAAAAGGATGCCAACCTTGAT gcggagattcATCGTGTCGCTGCTGAGACAGGACGAGAGGACCGACTCGATGAGGTCTACTTGGAGCTCGTACGTCCCGGTAGGTCACGACTGTACGGCACTGGAAGTGCTGGTGTGAGCCAGTTCAGTAGGGGGTCTACCAACAGTACATGCTCTTCCCAGATGTCTCAGCGGATGTATGAGACTCGGATCTCCACACTGGAGGAGCGTCTCCAAAAGGCTGAGGAGGATAGGGCGGCCCAAgaagcagcacgtgaggccgaacaagcagcacgtgaggccctTGAGCAGCGGATGAGTCAGTTCGAGGAGATACTGAGgcggtcgggtcagctacctTGA